A DNA window from Streptomyces parvus contains the following coding sequences:
- the murF gene encoding UDP-N-acetylmuramoyl-tripeptide--D-alanyl-D-alanine ligase — MITLSLAEIAEIVGGQPHDIPDPAVTVTGPVVIDSREVAPGSLFAAFAGERVDGHDYAQRAVEAGAAAVLAARPVGVPAIVVDDVVGALGALARAAVERLGTSVVALTGSAGKTSTKDLIAQLLQRHGPTVWTPGSLNNEIGLPLTALSATAETEHLVLEMGARGIGHIRYLTELTPPRVGLVLNVGSAHLGEFGSREAIAQAKGEMVEGLPEDGCAVLNADDPLVRAMASRTKARVLLFGEAPEADVRGEKVRMTPDGRPAFELHTPTGCSDVTMRLYGEHHVSNALAAAAVAHELGMSVTEIADALSEAGTLSRWRMEVTERGDGVTVVNDAYNANPESMRAALRALAAMGQARGADGGRTWAVLGQMAELGDASLAEHDAVGRLAVRLNVSKLVAVGGREASWLQLGAYNEGSWGEESVHVSDAQAAVDLLRSELRPGDVVLVKASRSVGLEKVAQALLENSTEGEVAGR, encoded by the coding sequence GTGATCACCCTTTCCCTCGCCGAGATCGCCGAAATCGTCGGCGGGCAGCCGCACGACATACCGGACCCGGCAGTCACCGTGACCGGACCCGTCGTCATCGACTCCCGCGAGGTCGCGCCCGGCAGCCTGTTCGCCGCGTTCGCCGGAGAACGGGTCGACGGCCACGACTACGCCCAGCGCGCCGTCGAGGCGGGCGCGGCAGCCGTGCTGGCGGCCCGCCCCGTCGGCGTTCCGGCGATCGTCGTGGACGACGTCGTCGGCGCGCTCGGAGCCCTCGCCCGGGCCGCCGTCGAACGCCTCGGCACCAGCGTCGTCGCCCTCACCGGCTCGGCCGGCAAGACGTCCACCAAGGACCTGATCGCGCAGCTCCTCCAGCGCCACGGCCCGACCGTCTGGACACCCGGCTCCCTCAACAACGAGATCGGGCTGCCGCTCACCGCCCTGAGCGCCACCGCCGAGACCGAGCACCTGGTCCTGGAGATGGGCGCCCGCGGCATCGGCCACATCCGCTACCTCACCGAGCTGACCCCGCCCCGGGTCGGCCTGGTCCTCAACGTCGGCTCCGCGCACCTCGGCGAGTTCGGCAGCCGGGAGGCCATCGCCCAGGCCAAGGGCGAGATGGTCGAGGGCCTGCCGGAGGACGGCTGCGCCGTGCTCAACGCCGACGACCCGCTCGTCCGGGCCATGGCCTCGCGCACCAAGGCCCGCGTCCTGCTCTTCGGAGAAGCCCCCGAAGCGGACGTACGGGGCGAGAAGGTCCGGATGACCCCCGACGGGCGGCCCGCGTTCGAGCTCCACACACCCACCGGGTGCAGCGACGTGACCATGCGCCTGTACGGTGAGCACCACGTGTCGAACGCGCTCGCCGCGGCCGCCGTCGCCCATGAGTTGGGCATGTCCGTGACCGAGATCGCCGATGCGCTCTCGGAGGCGGGCACCCTCTCCCGCTGGCGCATGGAGGTCACCGAGCGCGGGGACGGTGTGACGGTTGTCAACGACGCCTACAACGCGAACCCCGAATCCATGAGAGCCGCACTGCGTGCGCTGGCCGCCATGGGCCAGGCCCGAGGGGCCGACGGGGGACGCACCTGGGCGGTGCTCGGCCAGATGGCCGAGCTCGGTGACGCGTCGCTCGCCGAGCACGACGCGGTCGGACGGCTCGCCGTCCGGCTCAACGTCAGCAAGCTCGTCGCTGTCGGGGGCAGAGAAGCCTCCTGGCTGCAACTGGGCGCATATAACGAGGGTTCGTGGGGTGAGGAGTCGGTGCACGTGTCCGACGCGCAGGCGGCCGTCGACCTGTTGCGCAGTGAACTGCGCCCGGGAGACGTCGTGCTGGTGAAGGCGTCCCGGTCGGTCGGCCTGGAGAAGGTCGCCCAGGCACTGCTGGAGAACTCGACCGAGGGCGAGGTCGCCGGCCGATGA
- a CDS encoding UDP-N-acetylmuramoyl-L-alanyl-D-glutamate--2,6-diaminopimelate ligase, which translates to MTTITPDPGNRNENRRNQGPSLRESPHRPGTLTAVPHADQSQTSQKDAPVTYPGAPRPDRLRPTPLGELAARLGVETAGSGDVTGITHDSRAVRPGDVYAALPGARMHGADFAAQAAGLGAVAVLTDPTGAERAAATGLPVLVTENPRAVMGELAADIYGRPGIGLLQIGITGTSGKTTTAYLVEGGLRAAGRPTGLIGTVEMRIGDERIKSERTTPEATDLQALFAVMRERGVEAVAMEVSSHALVLGRVDGCVFDVAVFNNLSPEHMEFHSGMEDYFQAKAQLFTPERSHRGVVNFDDEYGRRLITESGVPVTTFSAEGHPDADWHAEDVEVGPQDSTFTAVGPKGERITARAPLPGPFNVANTLAAIVTLAVAGVDPQIAADGVAAVPGVPGRLERVDAGQPYLAVVDYAHKTDAVESVLRSLRKVTEGKVHIVLGCGGDRDTTKRGPMGAAAARLADTAVLTSDNPRSEDPLAILAAMLSGAAEVPVHERGDVLVDADRAAAIAAAVARAEPGDTVLVAGKGHEQGQDVHGVVRAFDDRKVLHAAIERSLAHPGADRAPHHENNSQG; encoded by the coding sequence GTGACAACGATCACCCCCGACCCCGGGAACCGGAACGAGAACCGCCGGAACCAGGGTCCCTCGCTTCGCGAGAGCCCGCACCGGCCCGGTACGCTCACCGCCGTGCCCCACGCTGATCAGTCCCAAACCTCTCAGAAGGACGCGCCTGTGACCTACCCGGGAGCGCCCCGACCGGACCGGCTCCGGCCCACCCCTCTCGGCGAGCTGGCCGCCCGGCTCGGCGTCGAGACCGCCGGGAGCGGTGACGTCACCGGTATCACGCACGACTCACGGGCCGTGCGACCCGGAGACGTGTACGCGGCCCTGCCCGGCGCCCGTATGCACGGCGCCGACTTCGCGGCCCAGGCCGCGGGCCTGGGCGCCGTCGCCGTCCTCACCGACCCCACCGGCGCCGAACGCGCCGCCGCCACCGGCCTGCCGGTCCTGGTCACCGAGAACCCGCGGGCCGTGATGGGCGAACTGGCCGCCGACATCTACGGGCGGCCCGGCATCGGGCTGCTCCAGATCGGCATCACCGGAACCTCCGGCAAGACCACCACCGCGTACCTCGTCGAGGGTGGACTGCGCGCCGCCGGACGCCCCACCGGGCTGATCGGCACCGTCGAGATGCGGATCGGCGACGAGCGCATCAAGTCCGAGCGCACCACCCCCGAAGCCACCGACCTCCAGGCCCTGTTCGCCGTCATGCGCGAACGCGGCGTCGAGGCCGTCGCGATGGAGGTCTCCAGCCACGCCCTGGTGCTCGGCCGGGTCGACGGCTGCGTCTTCGACGTCGCCGTCTTCAACAACCTCAGCCCGGAGCACATGGAGTTCCACTCCGGCATGGAGGACTACTTCCAGGCCAAGGCCCAGCTCTTCACCCCCGAGCGCAGCCACCGCGGCGTGGTCAACTTCGACGACGAGTACGGCCGCAGGCTCATCACCGAGTCCGGCGTCCCCGTCACCACCTTCTCCGCCGAGGGCCACCCGGACGCCGACTGGCACGCCGAGGACGTCGAGGTCGGGCCGCAGGACAGCACCTTCACCGCCGTCGGTCCCAAGGGCGAGCGGATCACCGCCCGCGCCCCGCTGCCCGGCCCGTTCAACGTCGCCAACACCCTCGCCGCGATCGTCACGCTGGCCGTCGCGGGCGTCGACCCGCAGATCGCCGCCGACGGCGTCGCCGCCGTCCCCGGGGTCCCGGGCCGGCTGGAGCGGGTGGACGCCGGACAGCCCTACCTCGCCGTCGTCGACTACGCGCACAAGACCGACGCCGTCGAGTCCGTCCTGCGCTCCCTGCGCAAGGTCACCGAGGGCAAGGTGCACATCGTCCTCGGCTGCGGCGGCGACCGCGACACCACCAAACGCGGCCCGATGGGCGCCGCCGCGGCCCGGCTCGCCGACACCGCCGTCCTGACCTCCGACAACCCCCGCTCGGAGGACCCCCTCGCGATCCTCGCCGCGATGCTCTCCGGCGCCGCCGAGGTCCCCGTCCACGAACGCGGCGACGTGCTGGTCGACGCGGACCGGGCCGCCGCCATCGCAGCAGCCGTCGCCCGCGCCGAGCCGGGCGACACCGTCCTGGTGGCGGGCAAGGGCCACGAGCAGGGCCAGGACGTCCACGGAGTGGTCCGCGCCTTCGACGACCGCAAGGTCCTGCACGCAGCCATCGAGCGGTCCCTGGCGCACCCCGGCGCCGACCGTGCCCCTCACCACGAGAACAACAGTCAGGGATGA
- a CDS encoding penicillin-binding protein 2, which translates to MPPKEPPRRRVPGPARPRNGASGSGRSGPRPPARRPRPAPGRTTRRGTAPRSLRLGSPRPRLRLVSLGLTLVMLAFVARLLQVQAVDASAYAAKAEKNRYLEYTVAAERGEITDRNGVALATSVDAHNITADPKLFTPEESKAPDAPQQAAALLAPILGKDVDELVKKLSTPKSRYTVLAYRQTPQVWKQIKDLKAVFAEKASEDELKGGPGANVLAGVLQEPTTKRVYPNGDLAAGILGFVSADGKGGGGLESQLNKELAGEDGKVRYAQAGGRRVPTAGSSEIPAVPGSDIELTIDRDIQWAAQKAISDQVAESKADRGYVIVQNTKTGELLAMANAPGYDPNDLSRATSASLGNAALQDVYEPGSTSKVMSIAAVLEEGAATPGTHVTVPNRLHRGDRLFKDDVDHPTWYLTLNGVLAKSSNIGTILATGQLGRTQAESNKVLYDYLRKFGLGKKTGLGYPGESPGLLAHPKDWSTSQQYTIPFGQGLSINAVQAASVYSTVANGGVRVAPTLVRGTKGSDGRFTPADAPEENRVVSEKTAKTLATMLESVVDDREGTGTKAAIPGYRVAGKTGTANRVDPVRGVYKGYTASFAGFAPADNPQVTVYCAIQNPTKGSYFGGQICGPIYKKVMEFALKTLQTPPSGSKPPRLPVSFKPGE; encoded by the coding sequence GTGCCGCCCAAGGAACCGCCGCGCCGCCGCGTACCCGGACCGGCCCGCCCCCGTAACGGGGCATCCGGATCCGGCCGCTCCGGCCCGCGCCCACCGGCCCGCCGCCCCCGCCCCGCCCCGGGGCGCACCACCCGGCGCGGCACCGCACCCCGCTCCCTGCGCCTCGGCAGCCCACGCCCCCGGCTGCGGCTCGTCAGCCTCGGCCTGACGCTGGTCATGCTGGCCTTCGTGGCCCGGCTGCTCCAGGTCCAGGCCGTCGACGCCAGCGCGTACGCGGCCAAGGCCGAGAAGAACCGCTACCTGGAGTACACGGTCGCCGCCGAGCGCGGCGAGATCACCGACCGCAACGGCGTCGCGCTCGCCACCAGCGTGGACGCGCACAACATCACGGCCGACCCCAAGCTCTTCACGCCCGAGGAGAGCAAGGCCCCCGACGCCCCGCAGCAGGCCGCGGCCCTGCTCGCCCCGATCCTCGGCAAGGACGTCGACGAGCTCGTCAAGAAGCTCTCGACGCCCAAGAGCCGCTACACCGTCCTCGCCTACCGGCAGACCCCCCAGGTCTGGAAGCAGATCAAGGACCTCAAGGCCGTCTTCGCCGAGAAGGCGTCCGAGGACGAGCTCAAGGGCGGCCCCGGAGCCAACGTGCTGGCCGGTGTCCTCCAGGAGCCGACCACCAAGCGCGTCTACCCCAACGGGGATCTCGCCGCCGGGATACTGGGCTTCGTCAGCGCCGACGGCAAGGGCGGCGGCGGCCTGGAGTCACAGCTGAACAAGGAGCTGGCGGGCGAGGACGGCAAGGTCCGTTACGCCCAGGCGGGCGGCCGGCGGGTCCCCACCGCGGGCAGCAGCGAGATCCCGGCCGTGCCCGGCTCCGACATCGAGCTGACCATCGACCGCGATATCCAGTGGGCCGCGCAGAAGGCCATCAGCGACCAGGTCGCCGAGTCCAAGGCGGACCGCGGCTACGTCATCGTGCAGAACACGAAGACCGGCGAACTGCTGGCCATGGCCAACGCCCCCGGCTACGACCCCAACGACCTCTCCCGGGCCACCTCGGCCTCGCTCGGCAACGCGGCCCTCCAGGACGTGTACGAGCCCGGCTCCACCAGCAAGGTCATGTCGATCGCGGCCGTGCTGGAGGAGGGGGCCGCCACGCCCGGCACCCATGTCACCGTCCCCAACCGACTGCACCGGGGCGACCGCCTCTTCAAGGACGACGTCGACCACCCCACCTGGTACCTCACGCTCAACGGGGTGCTCGCCAAGTCCAGCAACATCGGCACCATCCTGGCGACCGGTCAGCTCGGCAGGACCCAGGCCGAGTCGAACAAGGTCCTCTACGACTACCTGCGGAAGTTCGGCCTCGGAAAGAAGACCGGCCTCGGCTACCCCGGCGAGTCCCCCGGCCTGCTGGCCCACCCGAAGGACTGGTCGACCTCGCAGCAGTACACGATCCCCTTCGGCCAGGGCCTCTCCATCAACGCGGTCCAGGCCGCCTCGGTCTACTCCACGGTCGCCAACGGAGGCGTACGGGTCGCCCCCACCCTCGTACGCGGAACCAAGGGATCCGACGGCCGCTTCACCCCGGCCGACGCCCCCGAGGAGAACCGGGTGGTCAGCGAGAAGACCGCCAAGACCCTGGCGACCATGCTGGAGTCCGTCGTCGACGACCGCGAGGGGACCGGAACCAAGGCCGCCATCCCCGGCTACCGGGTCGCGGGCAAGACCGGAACCGCCAACCGGGTCGACCCCGTCCGCGGCGTCTACAAGGGCTACACCGCCTCCTTCGCGGGCTTCGCCCCCGCCGACAACCCGCAGGTCACCGTCTACTGCGCGATCCAGAACCCCACCAAGGGCAGCTACTTCGGCGGCCAGATCTGCGGTCCGATCTACAAGAAGGTCATGGAGTTCGCGCTCAAGACGCTCCAGACCCCACCGTCCGGCAGCAAGCCGCCCCGGCTGCCGGTGTCCTTCAAACCCGGCGAGTGA
- a CDS encoding septum formation initiator family protein produces MSKPAAPLKGRAARLARLMPSAGPSTAARTPFVLLVVLLLGGGLITLLLLNSALNEGSFRLSELKRDTTELTDEQQALQRDVDSRSQPDALEKRARELGMVPGGSPAFLNPDGSVHGKPSEATAPPPSPTPSPSASPDPDAPAAGSPAAGASAGTSGSPPPSGSVSATAPDPAAAPSAENSPPPTSPGR; encoded by the coding sequence GTGAGCAAACCGGCCGCACCGCTGAAGGGGCGGGCCGCCCGGCTCGCCCGGCTGATGCCGTCCGCCGGGCCCAGCACCGCGGCCCGCACCCCCTTCGTCCTGCTGGTCGTCCTGCTCCTGGGCGGCGGACTCATCACCCTGCTCCTGCTGAACTCCGCGCTCAACGAGGGATCGTTCCGGCTCAGCGAGCTGAAGCGGGACACCACCGAGCTCACCGACGAGCAGCAGGCCCTCCAGCGCGACGTCGACAGCCGGTCCCAGCCCGACGCCCTGGAGAAGCGCGCCCGGGAGCTCGGCATGGTGCCGGGCGGCAGCCCCGCCTTCCTGAACCCCGACGGCTCGGTCCACGGCAAGCCCTCGGAGGCGACCGCCCCGCCGCCCAGCCCCACCCCGAGCCCCAGCGCCTCACCCGACCCCGACGCCCCGGCGGCCGGGTCCCCGGCCGCCGGGGCGTCGGCCGGCACCTCCGGCTCCCCGCCGCCCTCCGGATCCGTGTCCGCGACCGCGCCCGACCCCGCAGCCGCCCCCTCGGCGGAGAACAGCCCACCCCCGACGAGCCCCGGCAGGTGA
- the rsmH gene encoding 16S rRNA (cytosine(1402)-N(4))-methyltransferase RsmH → MSQTRHVPVMLQRCLDLLAPALQDPAHPEPVVVDCTLGLGGHSEALLAAFPTARLVALDRDKEALRLSGERLAPYGDRATLVHAVYDELPEVLARLGIPKVQGILFDLGVSSMQLDEADRGFAYAQDAPLDMRMDQSTGMGAAEVLNTYPPGELVRILRAYGEEKQAKRIVSAIVRERGKEPFSNSARLVELIRDALPQAAKRTGGNPAKRTFQALRIEVNGELSVLERAIPAAVDSLAVGGRIAVLSYHSLEDRLVKQVFAAGAANTAPPGLPVVPERYQPRLKQLTRGAELPTEEEVAANRRAAPARLRGAQRIREEER, encoded by the coding sequence TTGAGCCAGACCCGACACGTCCCGGTGATGCTCCAGAGGTGTCTGGACCTGCTGGCCCCGGCTCTCCAGGACCCGGCCCACCCGGAGCCCGTGGTCGTCGACTGCACCCTCGGCCTCGGCGGTCACAGCGAGGCCCTGCTCGCGGCGTTCCCCACCGCCCGGCTGGTCGCCCTGGACCGCGACAAGGAGGCGCTCCGCCTCTCCGGCGAACGGCTCGCCCCCTACGGTGACCGGGCCACCCTCGTCCACGCGGTCTACGACGAACTCCCCGAGGTCCTCGCGCGGCTCGGGATCCCGAAGGTCCAGGGCATCCTGTTCGACCTCGGCGTCTCCTCCATGCAGTTGGACGAGGCCGACCGCGGATTCGCCTACGCCCAGGACGCCCCGCTCGACATGCGGATGGACCAGTCCACCGGGATGGGTGCCGCCGAGGTGCTCAACACCTACCCGCCCGGCGAGCTCGTGCGGATCCTGCGCGCGTACGGCGAGGAGAAGCAGGCCAAGCGGATCGTCTCCGCGATCGTGCGCGAGCGCGGGAAGGAGCCGTTCAGCAACAGCGCCCGGCTCGTCGAGCTGATCCGCGACGCGCTGCCCCAGGCTGCCAAGCGCACCGGCGGCAACCCCGCCAAGCGGACCTTCCAGGCGCTGCGCATCGAGGTCAACGGCGAGCTGAGCGTCCTGGAGCGGGCCATTCCGGCCGCCGTCGACAGCCTCGCCGTCGGCGGCCGCATCGCGGTGCTGTCGTACCACTCGCTGGAGGACCGGCTGGTCAAGCAGGTCTTCGCGGCCGGCGCCGCCAACACCGCGCCCCCCGGGCTCCCCGTCGTCCCCGAGCGCTACCAGCCCCGGCTGAAGCAGCTCACCCGGGGCGCCGAGCTGCCCACCGAGGAGGAGGTCGCCGCGAACCGGCGGGCCGCCCCCGCCCGGCTGCGCGGCGCCCAGCGCATCCGCGAGGAGGAGCGATGA
- a CDS encoding carbonic anhydrase, with amino-acid sequence MSTSAHSPAESVTSTAAAVREGGQVTDRLVALNSEYAKDFRDPGMDARPVLQVAVVACMDARLDLHAALGLELGDCHTIRNAGGVVTEDVIRSLTISQRALGTRSVVLIHHTNCGLESLTEDFRQDLEREVGQRPAWAVEAYTDADQDVRQSMQRVRTSPFLLHTDDVRGFVFDVTTGLLREIDSVS; translated from the coding sequence ATGTCGACTTCTGCTCACTCCCCCGCCGAGTCCGTGACGTCCACCGCTGCGGCGGTCCGCGAGGGGGGCCAGGTCACCGACCGCCTCGTCGCGCTGAACTCCGAGTACGCGAAGGACTTCCGCGACCCGGGCATGGACGCCCGCCCCGTCCTCCAGGTCGCCGTGGTCGCCTGTATGGATGCCCGTCTCGACCTGCACGCCGCGCTCGGCCTGGAGCTCGGCGACTGCCACACCATCCGCAACGCGGGCGGTGTGGTCACCGAGGACGTGATCCGCTCGCTCACCATCAGCCAGCGGGCGCTCGGCACCCGCAGTGTGGTCCTCATCCACCACACCAACTGCGGTCTGGAGTCCCTCACCGAGGACTTCCGGCAGGACCTGGAGCGCGAGGTGGGCCAGCGTCCGGCCTGGGCCGTGGAGGCCTACACGGACGCCGACCAGGACGTGCGCCAGTCGATGCAGCGGGTGCGGACCTCGCCGTTCCTGCTGCACACCGACGACGTGCGCGGATTCGTCTTCGACGTGACCACCGGTCTGCTGCGGGAGATCGACTCCGTTTCCTGA
- a CDS encoding MoxR family ATPase, producing MTTYDDRASLTDLTTTAERVRRSVEGVIEGKPEVVRLSLTVLLAEGHLLIEDVPGVGKTMLAKALARSIDCSVRRIQFTPDLLPSDITGVSIFDQQRRDFEFKPGAIFAQIVIGDEINRASPKTQSALLESMEERQVTIDGHTYELPDPFMVVATQNPVEMEGTYPLPEAQRDRFMARVSIGYPSPEAELQMLDVHGGLSPLDDLQPVAHAHDIVKLIDAVRTVHVADAVRRYAVELVAATRTHPDLRLGASPRATLHLLRAAKASAALSGRDYALPDDVQALATPVLAHRLLPTAQAQLNRRTAEQVVGEIIQRTPVPTSAGGTAPPAQEPGRPLYHQQQPGARRL from the coding sequence GTGACGACCTATGACGATCGAGCGAGCCTCACGGATCTGACCACCACCGCAGAGCGGGTGCGCAGGTCGGTGGAGGGTGTGATCGAGGGCAAGCCCGAGGTCGTACGGCTCTCGCTGACCGTGCTGCTCGCCGAGGGGCATCTCCTCATCGAGGACGTCCCCGGGGTGGGCAAGACCATGCTGGCCAAGGCGCTGGCGCGGTCCATCGACTGTTCGGTGCGGCGGATCCAGTTCACGCCCGACCTGCTGCCCTCGGACATCACCGGTGTGTCGATCTTCGACCAGCAGCGGCGGGACTTCGAGTTCAAGCCTGGCGCGATCTTCGCCCAGATCGTGATCGGCGACGAGATCAACCGCGCCTCCCCGAAGACGCAGTCGGCGCTGCTGGAGTCGATGGAGGAGCGCCAGGTCACCATCGACGGGCACACCTACGAGCTGCCCGACCCGTTCATGGTGGTCGCCACGCAGAACCCGGTCGAGATGGAGGGCACCTACCCGCTGCCCGAGGCTCAGCGCGACCGCTTCATGGCCCGGGTCTCCATCGGCTACCCGAGCCCGGAGGCCGAGCTCCAGATGCTCGATGTGCACGGGGGCCTCTCCCCGTTGGACGACCTCCAGCCGGTGGCCCACGCCCACGACATCGTGAAGCTGATCGACGCCGTCCGTACGGTGCATGTCGCCGACGCCGTCCGGCGTTACGCGGTGGAGCTCGTCGCGGCCACCCGCACCCACCCCGACCTCCGGCTCGGCGCCTCCCCGCGCGCGACGCTGCATCTGCTGCGCGCCGCGAAGGCGTCCGCAGCGCTCAGCGGGCGTGACTACGCCCTGCCGGACGACGTCCAGGCGCTGGCCACCCCGGTGCTCGCGCACCGGCTGCTGCCCACCGCCCAGGCCCAGTTGAACCGCCGCACGGCGGAGCAGGTGGTCGGGGAGATCATCCAGCGGACCCCCGTACCGACCTCGGCCGGTGGCACCGCGCCGCCCGCGCAGGAGCCGGGCCGCCCGCTGTACCACCAGCAGCAGCCCGGGGCACGGCGGCTGTGA
- a CDS encoding DUF58 domain-containing protein: MAAGEPGAVEDGGRQGGLRTALGGLTTRGRSFLAAGLAAAVCAYVLGQGDLLRVGLLLAVLPLVCVTALYRTRYRVTGTRRLSPSRVAAGAEARVHLRMDNVSRLPTGLLMLQDRVPYVLGPRPRFVLDRVEPGGRREVSYRVRSDLRGRYPLGPLQLRLSDPFGMCELTRSFSAYDTLVVIPRTVPLPALRLAGEASGYGDGRQRSLALAGEDDIIPRGYRHGDDLRRVHWRSTARHGELMVRREEQPQRARCTVLLDTRQTGYQGAGPDSAFEWAVSGAASALVHMLERGFAVRLLTDDGNAVPGEGTDGFAGSTQESADSAGLMLDTLAVVGHSDGGGLSRAHDVLRGGNEGLLIAFFGDLDEEQTAVAARMRQRAGAGVAFVLDSAAWAGDEGAADDRLRRLRESGWTAVPVEPGDELPELWQLAAGMRTDTPSAPSGGPTGFAGGWS; encoded by the coding sequence ATGGCGGCCGGCGAGCCCGGCGCCGTGGAGGACGGCGGGCGGCAGGGCGGCCTCCGGACCGCCCTGGGCGGACTGACCACCCGGGGACGCTCGTTCCTGGCCGCCGGTCTTGCCGCCGCCGTCTGCGCGTACGTCCTGGGCCAGGGCGACCTGCTGCGGGTCGGGCTGCTGCTCGCCGTGCTGCCCCTGGTCTGTGTGACCGCGCTCTACCGCACCCGCTACCGGGTCACGGGCACCCGACGCCTCTCGCCGTCCCGGGTGGCCGCGGGCGCGGAGGCGCGGGTGCATCTGCGGATGGACAACGTCTCCCGGCTGCCCACCGGTCTGCTGATGCTCCAGGACCGCGTGCCGTACGTACTGGGCCCGCGGCCGCGCTTCGTCCTGGACCGGGTGGAGCCGGGCGGCCGGCGCGAGGTGTCCTACCGGGTCCGCTCCGATCTGCGCGGCCGCTATCCGCTGGGACCGTTGCAGCTCCGGCTCAGCGACCCCTTCGGGATGTGCGAGCTGACGCGTTCCTTCAGCGCGTACGACACCCTCGTCGTCATCCCGCGCACGGTGCCGCTGCCCGCGCTGCGGCTGGCGGGCGAGGCCTCCGGCTACGGCGACGGGCGGCAGCGTTCGCTCGCGCTCGCCGGTGAGGACGACATCATTCCGCGCGGCTACCGGCACGGCGACGATCTGCGGCGGGTCCACTGGCGCTCCACCGCGCGCCACGGCGAGCTGATGGTGCGACGCGAGGAACAGCCGCAGCGGGCCAGATGCACGGTCCTGCTGGACACCCGGCAGACCGGCTACCAGGGCGCCGGGCCCGACTCGGCGTTCGAATGGGCGGTCTCGGGGGCGGCCTCCGCCCTGGTGCACATGCTGGAGCGCGGCTTCGCCGTCCGGCTCCTCACCGACGACGGGAACGCGGTGCCCGGCGAGGGGACCGACGGCTTCGCTGGCTCGACCCAGGAGTCCGCGGACTCGGCGGGGCTGATGCTCGACACGCTCGCCGTGGTCGGCCATTCCGACGGCGGGGGCCTCAGCCGCGCCCATGACGTGCTGCGCGGCGGCAACGAGGGGCTGCTCATCGCGTTCTTCGGCGATCTGGACGAGGAGCAGACCGCGGTCGCGGCCCGGATGCGGCAACGTGCGGGCGCCGGGGTCGCGTTCGTCCTGGACAGCGCCGCCTGGGCCGGCGACGAGGGCGCGGCCGACGACCGGCTGCGACGGCTGCGCGAGTCCGGCTGGACGGCGGTGCCGGTGGAGCCGGGTGACGAGCTGCCCGAGCTGTGGCAGCTGGCCGCCGGGATGCGCACGGACACGCCGTCCGCCCCGAGCGGCGGCCCGACCGGTTTCGCGGGGGGATGGTCATGA